The nucleotide sequence AACTCCGTCAGAAACTCGTCCTCGAACGCGGCGCCGGAGAGCTCGGACAGACGCCGGATGTCCTGCGCCGCGCTCTGGGGGATCTCGCCAGCGTAGCTGATGCCGTACCACTGCTGGAGCCACGACCGGTAGAGCGCGATCTGGCGCTGCTGACTCGCCAGCGACTCGCGGCAGAGCGCACGCAGCTCCTCGTGCACCGCCTTCTCGATGCACATCTGCGCCATCACGATGCCGGCGAGGTGGTGGTCGATGGTCATCATCATGTAGTCGACCTCGAACTTCGCCACCGACGGCTGCGGCGCGGCGGCGCTGAGCGAGGGCGCGTCGCCCGGAGCAAGCGACGCGGACGGGGCAGACGGGGCATCGGCGCACGCGGCGGCGCCGATCACGGCGGCGGCGAGCGTGGCGACGCGAACGTGGTGCAGCATGGGGCAGCCTTCACGCTGAGAGTGACGGCCGTGGGAACCTCGCGAGCCGCAACAGCGGAGCCGAGGCACGGCGCGGCGTGCAGCGGCAGATTCTATGCCTGGTAAAATGGCACGCGGCGGGGCGTCCAGTCAGCCCGCGTAGCGGTCGTTCCGTTCCGCGAGCGCGAGATCTTCCGCCTCCGCGCCTCGCGCGCGTGAGGGCCCGCCGTCACCGCCGGCCATCCCGCAACGGCGCAGGACGCGCCACGCCAGGCCGGCGAGACCGGCGAGGGTCAACACCGCGGGCCGGCCACCGCGAGAGGCGCGTCGCGCGGCGCGCGGCATGACGCCGGACCCTCTTAGCCCTGTCCGCCGGCCGACGCCTTCCGCTCGAACTCCTGGATCTCGCGACGCTGATCGGCGACCATCCTCTCCGCCATCTGCTTGACCTCGCCCGTGAGGTGCGGGAGCAAGGGCTCGGTCATCTGGATCGCCTCGCGGTGGTGCGCGATCACCTGCCGGTAGTAGGCACGGTCCGCCTCAGCGCCCTGTGGCGCCCGGGTCACGGAGTCGATCATCGCGCGGTTGCTCGGCATGATCATCGGCGTCACCGAATCGCTGTACTGCCCCGAGAGCATCGCCAGCATCCGCTGCTGCTCCGACTCCTGCTTCTGCCGGAGCTTCTGCGCGTCGGACTTCGCGGTCGCGCCCGTGAGGCGCGGCTGCGCGGAGTCGGACATCGCGACGAGGCCCTCGTGGTGGTCGCCCATCATGCGCAGGAACGCCTGATTGGAGTCGCGCGGCGCCGGCCGGTGCATCGTCATCTGCGAGTGGTCCATCCCGGCCATCCCGGCCATGCCCGTGTCCTGCGCCGCGGGGGCGGGGGCCGTCGCCACACCCGCCGTGTCGCCGGCGACACCCGCGGCGCTGTCGGTCCCCGCGTCCTTGCTCCCGGAGCAGGCCGCCATGGCGAAGGTGGCGAACAGCAGGCTGGCGCCGAGGTTGAGGCGGCTCGCCGTCGCGTGGGCATGGTCCTGTCGCATGGGTCGTCGAGGTCGGTAGAGGTGGGGTGGTCGTGCAGACGCGAGCGGCCGCGCGTTGCCAGCTTCCGGCTTTACGGGGCATCAAACATGCCGGATGCCGTCGCCGCGTCCGGCCGCGGGTTCGCGGCCGGCCCCTGAGCCTCCGCGAGGCCGGTGCTCATGAGCGCGGGCGCGCACGCTGCCGACGGGGAGCCGACGGGGAGCAGATGGGGCACCGAGCGGTCGCGACGCCCGACGCCGGTCGGTTGACATAGGGGACGGGGGTATGAAGGATATACCCTCCACTGGTATGTGCTCCTCTGCAGGAGGGAAGGATGAGCGGCTCCTCAAGCGACCAAGACGACGCGCACGCGGGCCACACGGCCCACGCGGCCCACGCGGCCCACGCGGCCCCGATGACCACGGGTCCCGTCGCACCCGAGGCGAAGCCCGCCGCCGCGCCGGCGGTCGCGCCGAGCGCTGACCCTCCGACCCGGCAGGCGCGTGCGGAGGTGGCCGCCGACCTGGCCGCCGATCTGGCCGCCGATCTGGCCGCCGATCTGGCCGCCGATGGAGCCGGGTCCCGCTCGGACGGACGGCCCGCCGCCCATGCAACCGAGCCTCACGCGCATGACGGCATGGCGCACGGCATGGCGCACGGCATGGCGCACGGCATGGCGCACGGCATGGCGCACGGCATGGCGCACGGCATGGCGCACGGCATGGCGCACGGCATGGCGCACGGCATGGCGCACGG is from Roseisolibacter agri and encodes:
- a CDS encoding DUF305 domain-containing protein → MLHHVRVATLAAAVIGAAACADAPSAPSASLAPGDAPSLSAAAPQPSVAKFEVDYMMMTIDHHLAGIVMAQMCIEKAVHEELRALCRESLASQQRQIALYRSWLQQWYGISYAGEIPQSAAQDIRRLSELSGAAFEDEFLTEFSKHHLRIIKESEKAVERVYHEELRREAQMTVTNQSRQVVQMQTWDCQWYDDCRQGLIEQVQNR
- a CDS encoding DUF305 domain-containing protein, which produces MRQDHAHATASRLNLGASLLFATFAMAACSGSKDAGTDSAAGVAGDTAGVATAPAPAAQDTGMAGMAGMDHSQMTMHRPAPRDSNQAFLRMMGDHHEGLVAMSDSAQPRLTGATAKSDAQKLRQKQESEQQRMLAMLSGQYSDSVTPMIMPSNRAMIDSVTRAPQGAEADRAYYRQVIAHHREAIQMTEPLLPHLTGEVKQMAERMVADQRREIQEFERKASAGGQG